A single genomic interval of Phocoena sinus isolate mPhoSin1 chromosome 15, mPhoSin1.pri, whole genome shotgun sequence harbors:
- the ASXL1 gene encoding polycomb group protein ASXL1 isoform X2 yields MKDKQKRKKERTWAEAARLVLENYSDAPMTPKQILQVIEAEGLKEMSGTSPLACLNAMLHSNSRGGEGLFYKLPGRISLFTLKKDALQWSRSPAAVEGEEPEDTADVESCGSNEASTVSGENDVSLDETSSNASCSTESQSRPHSNPRDSYRASSQANKQKKKTGVMLPRVVLTPLKVNGAHVEPASGFSGRHADGESGSPSSSSSGSLALGSAAIRGQAEVTRDPAPLLRGFRKPATGQMKRNRGEEIDFETPGSILVNTNLRALINSRTFHALPSHFQQQLLFLLPEVDRQVGTDGLLRLSSSALNNEFFTHAAQSWRERLADGEFTHEMQVRIRQEMEKEKKVEQWKEKFFEDYYGQKLGLSKEESLQQNVGQEEVEIKSDLRVSGESTRPQRGPATRQRDGHFKKRSRPDLRTRARRNLYKKQEPEQAEVAKDTQSVAPDMPLYKDGEAKTDAAGVGGPHLPGTSSAAPNPESSEFQVETVASRIQPDPDDLAHVSTSPDRIPSLPQETVDQEPKDQKRKSFEQAASASFPEKKPRLEDRQSFRNTIESVHAEKPQPTKEEPKVPPIRIQLSRIKPPWVVKGQPTYQICPRIVPITESSCRGWTGTRTLADIKARALQVRGARGHHCHREAATTAIGGGGGPGGGGGGATDEGGGRGIGSGDGGEACGHPEPRGAPGTPGECASDLQRTQLLPPCPLNGEHVHPGTAVSRARREDLASPRKEKSYPRQRVPDGLRSGLEDASRLPIAPTGDQPCQALPPLPSKTPAPERLVEQPALHLGGRTECGSGTTSWERGNEERGPTIPLESSPVQALAGDVGLEEGTGQALDSDSNPTVKDPVNVTPSPIPEPSLAGSLQDRPFDDESGLGDSGPPMRESATRRENLKTEAPVSAGAAPWMPGLSNDEAAGRPEPDSREDVPSVTPQVGEEWEKAAPLVPASPGGLTAEEGLDPPDSLASLWTVPSPGCAASTGHDRRQLEGGKLKISGDSEVLSPQSESTDTASDFEGRFSEDSIEAEPSEAAVPKRASAVEQGEKHVWNRSTSLSKVNDDLSLVTRTDGMVAPQSWVSRVCAVPQKIPDSLLLASTEYQPRPVSLGRLASSVEATNPLVMQLLQGSLPLEKVLRPAHGGSKPESPRLPLTTEQSHDGSLYIGSLQDPAESSREVGSSSPSSLRASKESLLPESREASTGLARLEAAQAPGAPPKISKHALSLGSLYPVTNPVAASGKVEVDSKEQFSPFSFEDQKEAGDLSQCSNSSAAPGTSPGNLTTSRAPCFSSPIVVSSGPDQAGQALGDQNSAGGQGKKLFGSKNEAAALQCPRPVEPMPLPADAPPDFPSRKSGPSKNSVSGGVQTAREDWAPEPPPASVGSIKSEKTFGGGPLKANAENRNVAGPSPRELVDHLQGIPFVLDLPFWKLPREPGKGLSQPLEPSSIPSQLNIKQAFYGKLSKLQLSSTSFNYSSGSPTFAKGLAGSVVQLSHKANFGASHSASLSLQMFTDSSTVESISLQCACSLKAMIMCQGCGAFCHDDCIGPSKLCVLCLVVR; encoded by the exons AAGGATGCCCTGCAGTGGTCTCGCAGTCCGGCTGCAGTGGAGGGAGAGGAGCCAGAGGACACAGCTGATGTGGAGAGCTGTGGGTCTAATGAAGCCAGCACTGTGAGTGGTGAAAATGATG TTTCTCTCGATGAAACATCTTCTAATGCTTCCTGTTCTACCGAATCTCAGAGTCGGCCTCATTCCAATCCCAGGGACAGCTACAGAGCTTCCTCACAG GCGAACAAGCAGAAGAAGAAGACCGGGGTGATGCTGCCTCGAGTTGTCCTGACTCCTCTGAAGGTAAACGGGGCCCACGTGGAACCTGCATCAG GGTTCTCAGGCCGCCACGCCGATGGCGAGAGCGGCAGCCCgtccagcagcagcagtggctcTCTGGCCCTGGGCAGCGCTGCTATTCGTGGCCAGGCCGAGGTCACCCGGGACCCTGCCCCGCTCCTGAGAGGCTTCCGGAAGCCGGCCACAG GTCAAATGAAGCGCAACAGAGGGGAAGAGATAGATTTTGAGACGCCTGGGTCCATTCTCGTCAACACCAACCTCCGGGCCCTCATCAACTCTCGGACCTTCCATGCCCTGCCGTCCCACTTCCAGCAGCagctcctcttcctcctgcctgaAGTGGACAGACAG GTGGGGACCGATGGCCTGTTGCGTCTCAGCAGCAGTGCACTGAACAACGAGTTTTTCACCCACGCGGCTCAGAGCTGGCGGGAACGCCTGGCTGATG GCGAATTCACTCATGAGATGCAAGTCAGGATACGAcaggaaatggagaaggaaaagaaggtggaacaatggaaagaaaagttCTTCGAAGACTACTATGGACAGAA GTTGGGTTTAAGCAAAGAAGAGTCATTGCAGCAGAATGTGGGCCAGGAGGAGGTTGAAATCAAGAGTGACTTGCGTGTCTCGGGAGAATCAACACGACCGCAGCGTGGCCCGGCCACCCGGCAGCGAGATGGGCATTTCAAGAAACGCTCTCGGCCAGATCTCCGAACCAGAGCCCGAAGGAATCTGTACAAAAAACAGGAGCCAGAACAAGCAGAGGTTGCTAAAGACACACAGTCTGTGGCACCAGACATGCCCCTGTACAAGGATGGGGAGGCTAAGACCGATGCAGCAGGGGTGGGCGGTCCCCACCTGCCTGGCACATCTTCCGCAGCACCCAACCCAGAGAGTTCCGAATTCCAGGTGGAAACTGTGGCTTCCCGGATCCAGCCCGATCCAGACGACCTGGCACATGTCTCCACGTCTCCAGACAGAATTCCCAGCTTGCCTCAGGAGACCGTGGATCAGGAACCCAAGGATCAGAAGAGGAAATCCTTTGAGCAGGCGGCCTCTGCATCCTTTCCCGAAAAGAAGCCCCGGCTTGAAGATCGTCAGTCCTTTCGTAACACAATTGAAAGTGTTCACGCCGAAAAGCCACAGCCCACCAAAGAGGAGCCCAAAGTCCCGCCCATCCGG ATTCAACTTTCACGTATCAAACCACCCTGGGTGGTTAAAGGTCAGCCCACTTACCAGATATGCCCCCGCATCGTCCCCATCACGGAGTCCTCATGTCGGGGCTGGACTGGCACCAGGACCCTTGCAGACattaaagcccgtgctctgcaggtCCGAGGGGCGAGAGGCCACCACTGCCATCGAGAGGCGGCCACCACTGCCATCGGAGGGGGGGGTGGCCCGGGTGGAGGTGGCGGCGGGGCCACCGATGAGGGAGGTGGCAGAGGCATCggcagtggtgatggtggtgaggcCTGTGGCCACCCTGAGCCCAGGGGAGCCCCAGGTACCCCTGGAGAGTGTGCGTCAGATCTACAGCGAACACAACTACTGCCGCCTTGTCCTCTAAATGGGGAGCATGTCCATCCTGGAACTGCCGTGTCCAGAGCCAGGAGAGAGGACCTGGCTTCTCCCAGAAAGGAGAAGAGCTACCCACGACAGAGGGTTCCAGATGGCCTCAGAAGCGGGCTGGAAGATGCTTCCCGACTTCCCATTGCTCCCACTGGGGACCAGCCATGCCAGGCCTTACCCCCACTGCCCTCCAAAACCCCGGCACCTGAGCGATTAGTTGAGCAGCCTGCGTTGCATCTGGGAGGTAGAACTGAATGTGGGTCTGGTACCACTTCCTGGGAAAGGGGTAATGAGGAGCGAGGACCCACCATCCCCCTGGAGAGCAGTCCTGTTCAGGCTCTAGCGGGGGATGTTGGATTAGAAGAAGGAACCGGCCAGGCTCTAGACAGTGACAGTAATCCCACCGTGAAGGATCCTGTGAATGTGACCCCCAGTCCCATCCCTGAACCATCGTTGGCCGGTTCCCTGCAGGACAGACCATTTGATGATGAATCAGGACTTGGTGACTCGGGCCCACCCATGAGGGAAAGTGCTACTAGACGAGAAAACTTGAAAACCGAGGCTCCCGTCTCCGCTGGTGCTGCTCCTTGGATGCCTGGCCTGTCAAATGACGAGGCAGCGGGACGGCCTGAACCCGACTCCAGAGAAGACGTCCCATCCGTTACGCCGCAGGTTGGAGAGGAGTGGGAGAAAGCTGCTCCCCTCGTTCCAGCGTCACCTGGGGGGTTGACAGCTGAGGAGGGTCTGGATCCCCCCGACAGCTTGGCTTCACTCTGGACAGTGCCATCTCCAGGGTGTGCTGCCAGCACCGGCCACGACCGCAGGCAGCTGGAAGGTGGAAAGCTGAAAATCAGTGGGGACTCTGAAGTGCTGAGCCCTCAGAGCGAGTCCACAGACACAGCCTCTGACTTTGAAGGCCGCTTCTCTGAGGACAGCATTGAGGCCGAGCCTAGTGAAGCTGCGGTGCCGAAGAGGGCCTCAGCGGTGGAGCAGGGTGAGAAACACGTTTGGAACCGCTCCACCTCACTCTCCAAGGTGAACGATGACCTGAGTCTGGTCACAAGGACAGACGGGATGGTTGCTCCACAGAGCTGGGTGTCTCGAGTGTGTGCGGTTCCCCAGAAGATCCCGGACTCCCTGTTACTGGCCAGTACCGAGTACCAGCCGAGGCCTGTGTCCCTGGGCAGGCTCGCGTCCTCGGTGGAGGCTACTAACCCCCTCGTGATGCAGTTGCTGCAGGGCAGCTTGCCCCTAGAGAAGGTTCTTCGTCCAGCCCACGGTGGCAGCAAACCCGAATCCCCACGACTCCCACTGACAACAGAGCAGAGCCATGACGGCTCCCTGTATATCGGATCTTTGCAAGACCCTGCGGAAAGCAGTCGTGAGGTTGGCAGTAGCAGTCCCAGTTCTTTAAGAGCTTCGAAGGAGTCTCTTCTACCTGAGAGCCGTGAAGCAAGCACCGGCCTTGCCAGGCTGGAGGCCGCCCAGGCTCCTGGAGCGCCCCCAAAGATTTCCAAGCACGCCCTGAGTTTAGGCTCCCTATATCCAGTGACAAATCCAGTGGCTGCCTCTGGGAAAGTAGAAGTGGATTCCAAAGAGCAGTTCTCTCCCTTTAGCTTTGAAGATCAGAAGGAAGCTGGTGACCTGTCCCAGTGCAGTAATTCAAGTGCCGCCCCAGGCACGAGTCCGGGAAATCTCACTACCTCGAGAGCCCCTTGTTTCTCATCTCCAATTGTGGTCTCCTCGGGTCCCGATCAGGCAGGTCAGGCCCTGGGTGATCAGAACAGTGCTGGAGGCCAAGGGAAGAAGCTCTTTGGCTCCAAAAACGAGGCTGCAGCCCTTCAGTGCCCCCGGCCTGTGGAGCCAATGCCTCTGCCTGCTGATGCCCCTCCCGATTTTCCCAGCAGGAAGTCGGGGCCAAGCAAAAACTCTGTGTCTGGTGGGGTACAGACGGCCAGGGAAGACTGGGCTCCAGAGCCACCGCCTGCCTCTGTTGGCAGCATCAAGAGCGAGAAGACTTTTGGTGGGGGGCCTCTCAAGGCGAATGCAGAGAACAGAAATGTAGCGGGGCCTAGTCCTCGGGAGCTGGTGGATCACTTGCAAGGGATCCCCTTTGTCCTTGATTTGCCCTTCTGGAAATTACCCCGAGAGCCTGGGAAAGGGCTCAGTCAGCCTCTAGAgccttcttccatcccctcccaGCTCAACATCAAACAGGCATTTTATGGGAAGCTTTCCAAACTCCAGCTAAGTTCCACCAGCTTTAATTATTCCTCTGGCTCCCCCACCTTTGCCAAAGGCCTTGCCGGAAGTGTGGTGCAGCTGAGCCACAAAGCAAACTTTGGTGCAAGCCACAGCGCATCACTTTCCTTGCAGAT
- the ASXL1 gene encoding polycomb group protein ASXL1 isoform X3 gives MKDKQKRKKERTWAEAARLVLENYSDAPMTPKQILQVIEAEGLKEMRSGTSPLACLNAMLHSNSRGGEGLFYKLPGRISLFTLKKDALQWSRSPAAVEGEEPEDTADVESCGSNEASTVSGENDVSLDETSSNASCSTESQSRPHSNPRDSYRASSQANKQKKKTGVMLPRVVLTPLKVNGAHVEPASGQMKRNRGEEIDFETPGSILVNTNLRALINSRTFHALPSHFQQQLLFLLPEVDRQVGTDGLLRLSSSALNNEFFTHAAQSWRERLADGEFTHEMQVRIRQEMEKEKKVEQWKEKFFEDYYGQKLGLSKEESLQQNVGQEEVEIKSDLRVSGESTRPQRGPATRQRDGHFKKRSRPDLRTRARRNLYKKQEPEQAEVAKDTQSVAPDMPLYKDGEAKTDAAGVGGPHLPGTSSAAPNPESSEFQVETVASRIQPDPDDLAHVSTSPDRIPSLPQETVDQEPKDQKRKSFEQAASASFPEKKPRLEDRQSFRNTIESVHAEKPQPTKEEPKVPPIRIQLSRIKPPWVVKGQPTYQICPRIVPITESSCRGWTGTRTLADIKARALQVRGARGHHCHREAATTAIGGGGGPGGGGGGATDEGGGRGIGSGDGGEACGHPEPRGAPGTPGECASDLQRTQLLPPCPLNGEHVHPGTAVSRARREDLASPRKEKSYPRQRVPDGLRSGLEDASRLPIAPTGDQPCQALPPLPSKTPAPERLVEQPALHLGGRTECGSGTTSWERGNEERGPTIPLESSPVQALAGDVGLEEGTGQALDSDSNPTVKDPVNVTPSPIPEPSLAGSLQDRPFDDESGLGDSGPPMRESATRRENLKTEAPVSAGAAPWMPGLSNDEAAGRPEPDSREDVPSVTPQVGEEWEKAAPLVPASPGGLTAEEGLDPPDSLASLWTVPSPGCAASTGHDRRQLEGGKLKISGDSEVLSPQSESTDTASDFEGRFSEDSIEAEPSEAAVPKRASAVEQGEKHVWNRSTSLSKVNDDLSLVTRTDGMVAPQSWVSRVCAVPQKIPDSLLLASTEYQPRPVSLGRLASSVEATNPLVMQLLQGSLPLEKVLRPAHGGSKPESPRLPLTTEQSHDGSLYIGSLQDPAESSREVGSSSPSSLRASKESLLPESREASTGLARLEAAQAPGAPPKISKHALSLGSLYPVTNPVAASGKVEVDSKEQFSPFSFEDQKEAGDLSQCSNSSAAPGTSPGNLTTSRAPCFSSPIVVSSGPDQAGQALGDQNSAGGQGKKLFGSKNEAAALQCPRPVEPMPLPADAPPDFPSRKSGPSKNSVSGGVQTAREDWAPEPPPASVGSIKSEKTFGGGPLKANAENRNVAGPSPRELVDHLQGIPFVLDLPFWKLPREPGKGLSQPLEPSSIPSQLNIKQAFYGKLSKLQLSSTSFNYSSGSPTFAKGLAGSVVQLSHKANFGASHSASLSLQMFTDSSTVESISLQCACSLKAMIMCQGCGAFCHDDCIGPSKLCVLCLVVR, from the exons AAGGATGCCCTGCAGTGGTCTCGCAGTCCGGCTGCAGTGGAGGGAGAGGAGCCAGAGGACACAGCTGATGTGGAGAGCTGTGGGTCTAATGAAGCCAGCACTGTGAGTGGTGAAAATGATG TTTCTCTCGATGAAACATCTTCTAATGCTTCCTGTTCTACCGAATCTCAGAGTCGGCCTCATTCCAATCCCAGGGACAGCTACAGAGCTTCCTCACAG GCGAACAAGCAGAAGAAGAAGACCGGGGTGATGCTGCCTCGAGTTGTCCTGACTCCTCTGAAGGTAAACGGGGCCCACGTGGAACCTGCATCAG GTCAAATGAAGCGCAACAGAGGGGAAGAGATAGATTTTGAGACGCCTGGGTCCATTCTCGTCAACACCAACCTCCGGGCCCTCATCAACTCTCGGACCTTCCATGCCCTGCCGTCCCACTTCCAGCAGCagctcctcttcctcctgcctgaAGTGGACAGACAG GTGGGGACCGATGGCCTGTTGCGTCTCAGCAGCAGTGCACTGAACAACGAGTTTTTCACCCACGCGGCTCAGAGCTGGCGGGAACGCCTGGCTGATG GCGAATTCACTCATGAGATGCAAGTCAGGATACGAcaggaaatggagaaggaaaagaaggtggaacaatggaaagaaaagttCTTCGAAGACTACTATGGACAGAA GTTGGGTTTAAGCAAAGAAGAGTCATTGCAGCAGAATGTGGGCCAGGAGGAGGTTGAAATCAAGAGTGACTTGCGTGTCTCGGGAGAATCAACACGACCGCAGCGTGGCCCGGCCACCCGGCAGCGAGATGGGCATTTCAAGAAACGCTCTCGGCCAGATCTCCGAACCAGAGCCCGAAGGAATCTGTACAAAAAACAGGAGCCAGAACAAGCAGAGGTTGCTAAAGACACACAGTCTGTGGCACCAGACATGCCCCTGTACAAGGATGGGGAGGCTAAGACCGATGCAGCAGGGGTGGGCGGTCCCCACCTGCCTGGCACATCTTCCGCAGCACCCAACCCAGAGAGTTCCGAATTCCAGGTGGAAACTGTGGCTTCCCGGATCCAGCCCGATCCAGACGACCTGGCACATGTCTCCACGTCTCCAGACAGAATTCCCAGCTTGCCTCAGGAGACCGTGGATCAGGAACCCAAGGATCAGAAGAGGAAATCCTTTGAGCAGGCGGCCTCTGCATCCTTTCCCGAAAAGAAGCCCCGGCTTGAAGATCGTCAGTCCTTTCGTAACACAATTGAAAGTGTTCACGCCGAAAAGCCACAGCCCACCAAAGAGGAGCCCAAAGTCCCGCCCATCCGG ATTCAACTTTCACGTATCAAACCACCCTGGGTGGTTAAAGGTCAGCCCACTTACCAGATATGCCCCCGCATCGTCCCCATCACGGAGTCCTCATGTCGGGGCTGGACTGGCACCAGGACCCTTGCAGACattaaagcccgtgctctgcaggtCCGAGGGGCGAGAGGCCACCACTGCCATCGAGAGGCGGCCACCACTGCCATCGGAGGGGGGGGTGGCCCGGGTGGAGGTGGCGGCGGGGCCACCGATGAGGGAGGTGGCAGAGGCATCggcagtggtgatggtggtgaggcCTGTGGCCACCCTGAGCCCAGGGGAGCCCCAGGTACCCCTGGAGAGTGTGCGTCAGATCTACAGCGAACACAACTACTGCCGCCTTGTCCTCTAAATGGGGAGCATGTCCATCCTGGAACTGCCGTGTCCAGAGCCAGGAGAGAGGACCTGGCTTCTCCCAGAAAGGAGAAGAGCTACCCACGACAGAGGGTTCCAGATGGCCTCAGAAGCGGGCTGGAAGATGCTTCCCGACTTCCCATTGCTCCCACTGGGGACCAGCCATGCCAGGCCTTACCCCCACTGCCCTCCAAAACCCCGGCACCTGAGCGATTAGTTGAGCAGCCTGCGTTGCATCTGGGAGGTAGAACTGAATGTGGGTCTGGTACCACTTCCTGGGAAAGGGGTAATGAGGAGCGAGGACCCACCATCCCCCTGGAGAGCAGTCCTGTTCAGGCTCTAGCGGGGGATGTTGGATTAGAAGAAGGAACCGGCCAGGCTCTAGACAGTGACAGTAATCCCACCGTGAAGGATCCTGTGAATGTGACCCCCAGTCCCATCCCTGAACCATCGTTGGCCGGTTCCCTGCAGGACAGACCATTTGATGATGAATCAGGACTTGGTGACTCGGGCCCACCCATGAGGGAAAGTGCTACTAGACGAGAAAACTTGAAAACCGAGGCTCCCGTCTCCGCTGGTGCTGCTCCTTGGATGCCTGGCCTGTCAAATGACGAGGCAGCGGGACGGCCTGAACCCGACTCCAGAGAAGACGTCCCATCCGTTACGCCGCAGGTTGGAGAGGAGTGGGAGAAAGCTGCTCCCCTCGTTCCAGCGTCACCTGGGGGGTTGACAGCTGAGGAGGGTCTGGATCCCCCCGACAGCTTGGCTTCACTCTGGACAGTGCCATCTCCAGGGTGTGCTGCCAGCACCGGCCACGACCGCAGGCAGCTGGAAGGTGGAAAGCTGAAAATCAGTGGGGACTCTGAAGTGCTGAGCCCTCAGAGCGAGTCCACAGACACAGCCTCTGACTTTGAAGGCCGCTTCTCTGAGGACAGCATTGAGGCCGAGCCTAGTGAAGCTGCGGTGCCGAAGAGGGCCTCAGCGGTGGAGCAGGGTGAGAAACACGTTTGGAACCGCTCCACCTCACTCTCCAAGGTGAACGATGACCTGAGTCTGGTCACAAGGACAGACGGGATGGTTGCTCCACAGAGCTGGGTGTCTCGAGTGTGTGCGGTTCCCCAGAAGATCCCGGACTCCCTGTTACTGGCCAGTACCGAGTACCAGCCGAGGCCTGTGTCCCTGGGCAGGCTCGCGTCCTCGGTGGAGGCTACTAACCCCCTCGTGATGCAGTTGCTGCAGGGCAGCTTGCCCCTAGAGAAGGTTCTTCGTCCAGCCCACGGTGGCAGCAAACCCGAATCCCCACGACTCCCACTGACAACAGAGCAGAGCCATGACGGCTCCCTGTATATCGGATCTTTGCAAGACCCTGCGGAAAGCAGTCGTGAGGTTGGCAGTAGCAGTCCCAGTTCTTTAAGAGCTTCGAAGGAGTCTCTTCTACCTGAGAGCCGTGAAGCAAGCACCGGCCTTGCCAGGCTGGAGGCCGCCCAGGCTCCTGGAGCGCCCCCAAAGATTTCCAAGCACGCCCTGAGTTTAGGCTCCCTATATCCAGTGACAAATCCAGTGGCTGCCTCTGGGAAAGTAGAAGTGGATTCCAAAGAGCAGTTCTCTCCCTTTAGCTTTGAAGATCAGAAGGAAGCTGGTGACCTGTCCCAGTGCAGTAATTCAAGTGCCGCCCCAGGCACGAGTCCGGGAAATCTCACTACCTCGAGAGCCCCTTGTTTCTCATCTCCAATTGTGGTCTCCTCGGGTCCCGATCAGGCAGGTCAGGCCCTGGGTGATCAGAACAGTGCTGGAGGCCAAGGGAAGAAGCTCTTTGGCTCCAAAAACGAGGCTGCAGCCCTTCAGTGCCCCCGGCCTGTGGAGCCAATGCCTCTGCCTGCTGATGCCCCTCCCGATTTTCCCAGCAGGAAGTCGGGGCCAAGCAAAAACTCTGTGTCTGGTGGGGTACAGACGGCCAGGGAAGACTGGGCTCCAGAGCCACCGCCTGCCTCTGTTGGCAGCATCAAGAGCGAGAAGACTTTTGGTGGGGGGCCTCTCAAGGCGAATGCAGAGAACAGAAATGTAGCGGGGCCTAGTCCTCGGGAGCTGGTGGATCACTTGCAAGGGATCCCCTTTGTCCTTGATTTGCCCTTCTGGAAATTACCCCGAGAGCCTGGGAAAGGGCTCAGTCAGCCTCTAGAgccttcttccatcccctcccaGCTCAACATCAAACAGGCATTTTATGGGAAGCTTTCCAAACTCCAGCTAAGTTCCACCAGCTTTAATTATTCCTCTGGCTCCCCCACCTTTGCCAAAGGCCTTGCCGGAAGTGTGGTGCAGCTGAGCCACAAAGCAAACTTTGGTGCAAGCCACAGCGCATCACTTTCCTTGCAGAT